Proteins from one Nitrospira sp. genomic window:
- the metH gene encoding methionine synthase, translating to MPVHEVDALLKERILILDGAMGTMIQRYKLDEAAFRGTRFQQWTKDLKGHNDLLNVTQPAVIEAIHRQYLEAGADIIETNTFNSQAVSLADYGMDDLGYELSKAGAECARRAVAGVIAAQPARRCFVAGAIGPTTKTSSISTDSNDAAARGTTFPELVHAYAEQVRGLLDGGVDLLLVETIFDTLNAKAAFFAIQQLYAEGARQVPIMASVTFIQAGSNRGFSGQTVEGFWNSISHVPLLSVGMNCALGPKEMRPLIEELSQLAPIYVSSHPNAGLPNPLLPTGFPETPESLAPQLREWAQNGWLNIVGGCCGTTPDHIRQIAGAVQGVSPRRPGKVEPYLRLSGLEALTVRPESNFVNVGERTNITGSPAFSKLILAGDYDKALTVARQQVEGGAQIIDINMDEGLLDSKAAMQKFLRLLAAESDIARVPIMVDSSKWEVIEEGLRNMQGKGIVNSISLKEGEAKFLEQARLIRRYGAAMVVMAFDERGQADSLSRRTEICERSYRLLTTQVGVPPQDIIFDPNILTVATGLEEHNNYAVDFIEATRWIKQHLPLAKVSGGVSNISFSFRGNNVVREAMHAAFLYHAIQAGLDMGIVNAGQLAVYEEVPKDLLALVEDVLLNRRPDATERLVGFAETVKQKGKAAVKDDEWRAKPVAERLAHALVKGLTDYIDQDVEEARQLSARPLDVIEGPLMAGMNIVGDLFGSGKMFLPQVVKSARVMKKAVAYLMPFMEAEKQRLGAARANGKVLLATVKGDVHDIGKNIVGVVLGCNNYEVIDLGVMVSCETILATAREKQVDVIGLSGLITPSLDEMVHVAKEMTRQGFAVPLLIGGATTSKAHTAVKIAPSYSQATVHVLDASRAVGVVGSLINAQQRTEFAASVRADYDRIRQAHQERGSKALVSLEAARAHRLPTEWAAADLPVPAFTGVRTIDRMSLRELVPFIDWTPFFHTWELRGRYPGILEDPTVGPKAKELLADAEALLAEIIRDDLLTARGVYGFFPANSVGDDIELYRDLDRQELVTTFHTLRQQMEKPADQFNLALADYVASKESGRTDYVGAFVVTAGIGVEALCAKFEKDHDDYNSIMVKALADRLAEAFAEWLHKQVRADWGYGRTESLTNEEMIRERYRGIRPAPGYPACPDHTEKRLLFDLLQAESRAGVTLTESFAMLPAAAVSGLYFAHPQAKYFAVGKINRDQVEDYAARKKLSVSEVERWLAPNLNYDA from the coding sequence ATGCCGGTACATGAAGTAGACGCCTTGCTGAAAGAACGAATCCTCATCCTCGACGGTGCCATGGGCACCATGATCCAACGCTACAAACTGGACGAAGCCGCGTTCCGCGGGACACGATTTCAGCAGTGGACCAAAGACCTCAAGGGACATAACGACCTGCTGAATGTCACGCAACCGGCTGTGATCGAGGCAATCCACCGCCAATACCTCGAAGCAGGGGCGGACATCATTGAAACGAACACCTTCAACTCGCAGGCCGTGTCACTGGCTGACTACGGAATGGACGATCTGGGCTACGAGCTCTCGAAGGCTGGGGCGGAGTGCGCCCGTCGGGCTGTGGCCGGAGTCATCGCCGCGCAGCCTGCCCGTCGCTGTTTTGTGGCGGGGGCCATCGGTCCGACCACAAAGACCTCCTCGATTTCGACCGACTCGAACGATGCCGCCGCACGTGGCACGACGTTTCCGGAGTTGGTCCATGCCTATGCGGAGCAGGTTCGCGGTTTGCTCGACGGAGGCGTCGATCTCCTGCTGGTCGAAACCATTTTCGACACCCTCAATGCCAAGGCCGCGTTTTTTGCCATCCAGCAGTTGTATGCGGAGGGCGCCAGGCAGGTGCCGATCATGGCTTCGGTGACGTTTATTCAGGCCGGTAGCAATCGTGGATTTTCCGGGCAGACCGTCGAAGGATTTTGGAATTCCATTTCCCATGTGCCGCTGCTCAGCGTCGGGATGAATTGCGCGTTGGGTCCGAAGGAAATGCGGCCGCTCATCGAAGAGTTGTCGCAACTCGCGCCCATTTATGTCAGCAGTCATCCGAACGCCGGCTTGCCCAATCCGCTTCTGCCGACGGGGTTTCCCGAGACTCCGGAGTCGTTGGCCCCGCAGTTGCGCGAGTGGGCGCAGAACGGCTGGCTCAATATTGTGGGTGGCTGTTGCGGGACGACCCCCGACCATATTCGACAGATTGCCGGCGCGGTGCAGGGAGTGTCGCCCAGACGGCCCGGAAAGGTGGAGCCCTACCTGCGACTCAGTGGTTTGGAAGCGTTGACGGTCCGTCCGGAATCCAATTTCGTCAATGTCGGCGAGCGGACGAACATTACCGGGTCGCCGGCATTCTCCAAATTGATCCTGGCAGGGGATTATGACAAGGCGCTGACGGTGGCGCGCCAGCAGGTGGAAGGCGGGGCGCAGATCATCGACATCAACATGGATGAAGGCCTGCTGGACTCGAAGGCGGCGATGCAGAAATTCCTGCGTCTGCTGGCGGCAGAGTCCGACATCGCGCGCGTGCCGATTATGGTGGACAGTTCCAAGTGGGAGGTCATCGAAGAGGGCCTCCGCAACATGCAAGGGAAAGGCATCGTCAATTCCATCAGCCTGAAGGAAGGGGAGGCCAAGTTTCTGGAACAGGCCCGGCTCATCCGTCGGTACGGAGCGGCGATGGTCGTCATGGCGTTTGACGAGCGTGGCCAGGCGGATTCGCTGTCCCGACGTACCGAGATTTGCGAACGGTCATACCGCCTGCTGACCACGCAGGTCGGAGTGCCGCCGCAGGACATCATTTTCGATCCCAACATCCTCACAGTGGCAACCGGGCTGGAGGAACATAACAATTACGCCGTCGATTTCATCGAGGCGACCCGCTGGATCAAACAGCATCTGCCGCTGGCCAAAGTGAGCGGCGGGGTCAGTAATATTTCCTTCTCGTTCCGCGGCAACAATGTGGTGCGTGAAGCGATGCATGCGGCGTTTCTCTACCATGCCATTCAGGCGGGGCTCGACATGGGGATCGTCAATGCCGGCCAGCTTGCCGTGTATGAAGAGGTTCCCAAGGATCTGTTGGCGCTGGTAGAGGACGTGCTCTTGAATCGCAGACCCGATGCGACCGAGCGACTGGTGGGCTTCGCCGAAACGGTCAAGCAAAAGGGCAAGGCAGCAGTGAAAGACGATGAGTGGCGGGCAAAGCCGGTTGCGGAGCGGTTGGCCCATGCGCTGGTCAAAGGCCTCACGGACTATATCGACCAGGACGTGGAGGAGGCTCGGCAACTATCCGCTCGTCCCCTCGATGTGATCGAAGGGCCGCTGATGGCAGGCATGAACATCGTCGGCGATCTGTTCGGGTCGGGCAAGATGTTTCTTCCGCAGGTGGTGAAGAGTGCGCGCGTGATGAAAAAAGCCGTCGCGTACCTCATGCCGTTCATGGAGGCCGAGAAACAGCGGTTGGGCGCGGCCCGCGCGAACGGCAAAGTGCTGCTCGCGACCGTGAAGGGCGATGTGCATGACATCGGCAAGAACATCGTCGGGGTCGTCCTGGGGTGCAACAACTACGAAGTCATTGATTTGGGCGTGATGGTGTCCTGCGAGACCATTCTCGCGACGGCGCGGGAGAAGCAGGTGGATGTGATCGGTCTCAGTGGCTTGATCACCCCTTCGTTGGATGAAATGGTCCATGTGGCCAAGGAGATGACCCGGCAGGGGTTCGCGGTACCCTTGCTCATCGGCGGTGCCACGACCAGCAAGGCCCATACGGCCGTGAAGATCGCACCTTCGTATTCGCAGGCCACGGTTCACGTGCTTGATGCGTCACGCGCGGTTGGTGTGGTGGGGAGTCTGATCAACGCGCAGCAGCGGACGGAGTTTGCCGCATCGGTGCGCGCCGACTATGACCGGATCCGGCAGGCCCATCAGGAACGGGGATCCAAGGCGCTGGTGAGCCTGGAGGCGGCTCGAGCGCATCGATTGCCGACGGAGTGGGCAGCGGCGGATCTTCCCGTGCCCGCCTTCACCGGGGTGCGCACCATCGATCGTATGTCCCTTCGTGAGCTGGTGCCGTTCATCGACTGGACTCCGTTCTTTCACACGTGGGAATTGCGTGGGCGCTATCCCGGCATTTTGGAGGATCCTACGGTCGGTCCAAAAGCCAAGGAACTGCTGGCGGATGCCGAAGCGTTGTTGGCGGAAATCATTCGCGACGACCTGTTGACGGCTCGGGGAGTCTATGGATTTTTCCCGGCCAACAGCGTCGGTGACGATATCGAGCTTTATCGCGACCTCGATCGGCAAGAACTCGTGACTACCTTTCACACCCTCCGGCAACAGATGGAGAAGCCTGCGGATCAATTCAACTTGGCTCTGGCCGACTATGTCGCGTCCAAGGAGTCTGGGCGCACGGACTATGTGGGCGCCTTCGTCGTGACGGCAGGCATCGGTGTGGAAGCGCTGTGCGCAAAGTTTGAGAAGGACCATGACGATTACAACTCCATCATGGTGAAGGCGCTGGCGGACCGCCTTGCGGAAGCATTCGCCGAGTGGCTGCATAAACAAGTGCGAGCCGACTGGGGATACGGACGGACCGAGTCGTTGACGAACGAGGAGATGATTCGTGAACGGTATCGGGGTATCCGCCCTGCACCCGGGTATCCGGCCTGTCCGGACCATACCGAGAAACGACTCCTGTTCGACCTGCTGCAGGCGGAGTCTCGAGCGGGAGTGACGCTGACCGAATCCTTCGCCATGCTGCCGGCGGCCGCAGTGAGCGGCCTGTATTTTGCCCATCCACAGGCCAAGTATTTCGCCGTCGGCAAGATCAATCGCGACCAGGTCGAGGATTATGCGGCACGGAAGAAGCTGTCTGTGAGTGAGGTCGAACGCTGGTTGGCGCCCAATCTCAACTACGATGCCTAG